The Lonsdalea populi genome window below encodes:
- a CDS encoding YpfN family protein codes for MAWLADYWWIILLILVGMLINGIKELSRVDYKRFLKDKPVLPPHRDNNAQWDGEDDWPKDKQQDKKQDEK; via the coding sequence ATGGCATGGCTGGCTGATTACTGGTGGATCATTCTGCTGATACTGGTGGGAATGTTAATTAACGGGATCAAGGAGTTAAGTCGCGTAGACTACAAGCGATTCCTGAAAGACAAACCGGTGCTTCCGCCTCACCGCGATAACAATGCACAGTGGGATGGAGAAGACGATTGGCCTAAAGATAAGCAACAAGATAAAAAACAGGACGAAAAATAG
- the ypfH gene encoding esterase, with amino-acid sequence MKHEYVMVQQPSAPRQLFLLFHGVGDNPASMAEIGRYFADAFKEALVISVGSPKSENGSRRWFSVLDITEANRPDRIQCVLPSFIETIRCWQAQSGIHASHTALVGFSQGGMMILEALKAEAQLAGRSVVFSGRYATLPERPLSDDSVVHLLHGEEDPVISIEHASLAAQRLQTLGADFTLDRVPELGHAIGMRMMDFALDRLRYYIPRRYWDEAVQGKCGELIAFR; translated from the coding sequence ATGAAACACGAATACGTTATGGTACAACAGCCTTCCGCTCCCCGGCAGTTATTCCTGCTGTTTCATGGCGTAGGGGACAACCCGGCGTCGATGGCCGAGATCGGCCGCTATTTCGCCGACGCATTCAAAGAAGCGCTGGTGATTAGCGTGGGCAGCCCGAAAAGTGAGAATGGCAGCCGCCGCTGGTTCTCGGTGCTGGATATTACCGAGGCGAATCGTCCCGATCGCATTCAGTGCGTCCTGCCGAGCTTTATTGAGACCATTCGCTGTTGGCAGGCGCAAAGCGGCATCCACGCGAGCCACACGGCATTGGTGGGTTTTTCGCAGGGTGGGATGATGATCCTGGAGGCCCTGAAGGCAGAAGCGCAATTGGCCGGACGCTCTGTAGTCTTCAGCGGCCGCTATGCTACGCTGCCTGAACGGCCTTTGTCGGATGATAGCGTGGTGCATTTACTGCACGGCGAGGAAGATCCGGTGATTTCAATCGAGCATGCGTCTCTGGCGGCACAGCGCCTGCAAACGCTGGGGGCGGACTTTACCCTGGATCGGGTGCCGGAGTTAGGGCACGCCATCGGTATGCGCATGATGGACTTCGCGTTAGATCGCCTGCGGTACTACATTCCCCGGCGATATTGGGACGAGGCGGTGCAGGGGAAATGCGGGGAGCTTATCGCCTTTCGTTGA
- a CDS encoding ArsC family reductase: MTTMYGIKNCDTIKKARRWLEAHRIDYRFHDYRTDGLDDALLQSFIESLGWEPLVNKRGTTWRKLDEARRDAIDNAAAAKAVMLDQPALIKRPLLVDEDGKTLLGFSDDSYQQFFAEEK, from the coding sequence ATGACGACCATGTACGGTATCAAGAACTGTGACACCATCAAAAAGGCCCGCCGTTGGCTGGAGGCCCATCGGATTGACTACCGTTTTCATGACTACCGAACAGACGGACTGGACGATGCTCTACTGCAATCGTTTATCGAAAGCCTGGGTTGGGAACCGCTGGTGAATAAGCGGGGTACGACCTGGCGCAAGCTGGACGAAGCCCGGCGCGATGCGATCGATAATGCCGCTGCGGCAAAAGCTGTTATGCTGGATCAGCCAGCGCTGATTAAACGTCCTTTGTTGGTTGACGAGGATGGGAAAACGCTGCTTGGCTTCAGCGACGATAGCTACCAGCAATTTTTTGCGGAGGAGAAATAA
- the cspE gene encoding transcription antiterminator/RNA stability regulator CspE produces MSKITGSVKWFNESKGFGFITPEDGSKDVFVHFSAIQSNGFKTLAEGQRVEFEITSGAKGPSAANVIAI; encoded by the coding sequence ATGTCTAAGATTACAGGTAGCGTTAAGTGGTTTAATGAGTCCAAAGGTTTCGGTTTCATTACTCCTGAAGATGGTAGCAAAGACGTGTTCGTACACTTCTCTGCCATCCAGAGCAATGGTTTCAAAACTCTGGCTGAAGGTCAGCGTGTAGAGTTCGAAATCACTAGCGGTGCAAAAGGTCCTTCTGCCGCTAACGTTATCGCTATTTAA
- a CDS encoding M15 family metallopeptidase — MITPAMLTGKHHQHLMTLTGQHRLQAEAVRAFQALQREARQAGFNLQPASTFRDFERQRLIWNGKFTGQRPLLSHNNQPVDALSMAVPERCETILRWSALPGGSRHHWGTDLDIYDPGRLPSGQSLQLEPWEYESGGYFFELNDWLTEHMRKYDFYRPYAHDRGGVAIEPWHISYLPLAREAMTLLSPEIILGAWEGENIAGYDWLKPHLPTLFTRFIHAVDEA, encoded by the coding sequence ATGATCACCCCTGCTATGCTGACCGGAAAGCATCATCAGCATCTGATGACGCTGACGGGCCAGCATCGTCTACAGGCCGAAGCGGTACGCGCCTTTCAGGCGTTGCAGCGGGAAGCGCGACAGGCGGGATTTAATCTTCAGCCCGCCAGTACATTTCGCGACTTTGAGCGCCAGCGGCTGATATGGAACGGCAAATTTACCGGACAGCGACCGCTGTTATCCCATAACAACCAACCGGTTGACGCCCTGTCGATGGCGGTTCCCGAACGCTGTGAGACGATCCTACGATGGTCTGCGCTTCCGGGCGGAAGCCGCCACCATTGGGGCACCGATCTGGACATATACGATCCCGGCCGGCTGCCATCAGGGCAGTCGTTGCAGCTTGAGCCATGGGAATATGAATCCGGCGGTTACTTTTTCGAGCTGAACGACTGGCTGACGGAGCACATGCGGAAGTACGATTTTTATCGTCCTTATGCCCATGACAGAGGCGGCGTCGCCATTGAGCCTTGGCACATCAGCTATCTGCCGCTGGCTCGTGAGGCCATGACGTTGCTGTCGCCGGAAATTATTCTTGGCGCCTGGGAAGGTGAAAACATCGCGGGTTACGACTGGCTGAAACCGCACCTTCCCACGCTGTTCACCCGATTTATACACGCTGTCGATGAGGCATAA
- the dapE gene encoding succinyl-diaminopimelate desuccinylase: MSCPVLELAQQLIKRPSLSPDDAGCQTLMIERLEAIGFTIEKMNFGDTQNFWAWRGTGETLAFAGHTDVVPSGEASLWQHPPFEPTISDGMLYGRGAADMKGSLAAMVVAAERFVAANPQHKGRLAFLITSDEEADATHGTVKVVEALMARQERLDYCLVGEPSSTERAGDVVKNGRRGSITADLRIHGIQGHVAYPHLADNPVHRALPALNELASTVWDEGNEFFPPTSMQIANIKAGTGSNNVIPGELQVQFNFRFSTELTDDTIKQRVTELLDQHQLNYTLDWRLSGQPFLTARGALVDAVVNAVEHYSELTPQLLTTGGTSDGRFISRMGAQVVELGPVNATIHKVDECVNAADLQLLSRMYQRIMERLIA, from the coding sequence GTGTCCTGCCCCGTCCTCGAACTCGCTCAGCAGTTAATTAAACGCCCTTCCCTCAGCCCGGACGACGCCGGCTGCCAAACGCTCATGATCGAACGCCTTGAGGCCATCGGCTTTACCATCGAAAAAATGAATTTCGGTGATACGCAGAACTTCTGGGCCTGGCGCGGAACGGGCGAAACGCTGGCCTTTGCCGGACACACCGACGTGGTTCCCAGCGGAGAAGCCAGTTTGTGGCAACATCCGCCTTTCGAACCCACCATCAGCGACGGTATGTTGTATGGCCGTGGCGCGGCTGATATGAAAGGATCGCTGGCGGCGATGGTCGTCGCCGCTGAGCGCTTCGTCGCTGCGAATCCCCAACATAAAGGCCGACTCGCCTTTTTGATTACCTCAGACGAAGAGGCTGATGCGACGCACGGCACCGTCAAAGTGGTGGAAGCGCTGATGGCGCGTCAGGAGCGTCTGGACTACTGCCTGGTGGGTGAGCCCTCCAGCACCGAGCGGGCTGGCGATGTCGTCAAGAACGGTCGTCGCGGCTCGATTACCGCCGACCTGCGCATTCACGGTATCCAGGGACATGTCGCCTATCCGCACCTGGCCGACAATCCGGTCCACCGCGCGCTACCCGCGTTGAACGAACTGGCCTCCACCGTATGGGATGAAGGCAATGAATTCTTCCCGCCCACCAGTATGCAGATCGCCAATATTAAAGCCGGCACGGGAAGCAATAACGTGATCCCCGGCGAACTGCAGGTGCAGTTCAATTTCCGGTTCAGTACCGAGTTGACGGACGACACCATTAAACAGCGCGTCACCGAGCTGCTGGACCAGCATCAGCTGAACTATACTTTGGACTGGAGGTTATCAGGTCAGCCCTTTCTGACCGCTCGCGGCGCGTTGGTGGATGCCGTAGTTAACGCGGTCGAGCACTACAGCGAATTAACCCCGCAGTTGCTGACGACCGGCGGCACCTCAGACGGACGCTTTATTTCCCGTATGGGTGCGCAGGTGGTGGAACTGGGGCCTGTGAACGCCACCATTCATAAAGTGGACGAGTGCGTCAACGCAGCCGATTTACAGCTGCTGAGCCGTATGTATCAACGGATTATGGAGCGACTGATCGCATGA